In Pajaroellobacter abortibovis, the following are encoded in one genomic region:
- a CDS encoding DnaJ C-terminal domain-containing protein yields MAQDLYAVLGVPRDADAETIKKAYRKLAKELHPDRNPGDAKAEARFKNVNQAFQVLSNHQKKRLYDEFGEEGLREGFDPERVRQYQQWASRGGRGGTGGGFSVEDLFQQGGVVWGGQGVNLGDLFGEFVGRGGGVRAKTAQRGEDLESEVTLDFASAIRGTTLNLRSPSNPSSSVTVRIPAGACEGSRVRIAGQGGPPPRKGGVPGDLVLTVYVKAHPCFWREKDDLHVNVPITVTEAYYGAKVTVPTVNGSVIVKVPERVQGGTVLRLRGKGIQVKGKPNGDLYVHFQVRIPTSDGAAEWIEKLKAYEPSDIRADLKL; encoded by the coding sequence ATGGCTCAAGATCTCTATGCAGTGCTCGGTGTTCCTCGCGATGCCGATGCAGAAACCATTAAAAAAGCTTATCGAAAACTGGCAAAGGAGCTTCATCCGGATCGCAATCCAGGAGATGCTAAAGCAGAAGCGCGCTTTAAGAACGTTAATCAGGCCTTTCAAGTTTTATCGAACCACCAGAAGAAGCGATTGTACGATGAATTTGGGGAAGAAGGGTTGAGAGAGGGGTTTGATCCAGAGCGTGTGCGTCAATACCAGCAGTGGGCGTCCCGTGGAGGAAGGGGAGGAACAGGTGGGGGATTCAGTGTGGAGGATCTCTTTCAGCAGGGAGGTGTTGTATGGGGTGGACAGGGGGTCAACCTCGGCGATCTCTTTGGTGAATTTGTGGGGCGGGGGGGAGGTGTACGAGCAAAGACAGCTCAAAGGGGTGAGGACCTAGAAAGTGAGGTAACCCTTGATTTTGCTTCGGCTATCCGTGGAACTACATTGAATCTTCGTTCTCCGAGCAATCCATCTTCTTCTGTTACTGTTCGTATTCCGGCAGGTGCGTGTGAAGGGAGCCGCGTTCGGATTGCGGGACAGGGGGGCCCACCTCCTCGAAAAGGGGGTGTTCCAGGAGACCTAGTCCTGACCGTTTACGTCAAAGCGCATCCTTGTTTCTGGCGAGAGAAGGATGATCTTCACGTCAATGTACCGATCACAGTGACGGAAGCTTACTATGGGGCTAAGGTCACCGTCCCCACGGTAAATGGCTCTGTCATTGTTAAAGTCCCCGAACGTGTTCAGGGGGGTACTGTACTGCGCCTGAGAGGGAAAGGGATTCAGGTGAAAGGGAAACCCAATGGCGACTTATATGTCCATTTTCAAGTGCGCATCCCTACATCAGACGGAGCGGCGGAATGGATAGAAAAACTGAAGGCCTATGAGCCCTCAGACATACGCGCAGACCTCAAGCTCTAA
- the glmS gene encoding glutamine--fructose-6-phosphate transaminase (isomerizing) — protein sequence MCGIIAYVGGMQCEGVLMEGLRRLEYRGYDSAGLAVHAGETIKVMRAVGKLAQLEDALRYQPLSGTVGIGHTRWATHGRPSENNAHPHVAGKIVLVHNGILENHAALRKQLEKDGVRFASDTDTEVLAHLVDVECRRGVKTLAEAVRLALQGVRGAYAIAVMSMDMPGEIVIAKYHSPLVIGVGEQEMLAASDIVALLHSTRKIILLEDGEMALLQAAGVLLFKQDGSSFERAPKLISWSAAQAEKEGHKHFMLKEIHEQPRAFEDTLRGRINLREREIVAEEIGVSLSVADQIQRIYLIACGTSYYAALIGRYWIEQLARIPATVEIASEMRYRQPVFLGSDLVVAISQSGETLDTLAALQGVKAQVAYTLAIVNGVDSAIARMAHGSFYTHAGPEIGVASTKCFTTQLAALLLLAIEFGLRRGTLSLVAAHRLFEGLWRIPGKMRGVLHKSESIREIAGRHLTAKNMLFLGRGINYPIALEGALKLKELSYVHAEGYAAGEMKHGPIALIDEHMPVIAICPRDAHYEKMLSNMKEVQARGGQLIMVGTEGDEEMELFTALLSERASARRLDWIQIPSEEPELLPFLTALPLQLFAYHFADLKGTDIDQPRNLAKTVTVE from the coding sequence ATGTGTGGAATTATAGCTTATGTTGGTGGAATGCAATGCGAAGGTGTTCTCATGGAAGGGCTTCGACGCCTTGAATACCGAGGTTACGATTCTGCAGGGCTTGCTGTCCACGCGGGAGAAACCATCAAGGTTATGCGTGCGGTTGGAAAGCTCGCTCAGCTAGAAGACGCACTTCGCTATCAGCCACTCTCGGGGACAGTCGGAATTGGTCATACCCGATGGGCGACACATGGACGCCCGAGTGAAAACAATGCTCATCCCCATGTGGCGGGGAAGATTGTTTTGGTCCATAACGGAATTCTTGAGAATCATGCGGCACTCCGAAAACAACTTGAAAAAGATGGAGTTCGCTTTGCAAGCGACACGGATACAGAAGTCCTTGCCCACCTGGTGGATGTGGAATGCAGAAGAGGGGTTAAAACACTGGCTGAAGCGGTGAGACTGGCTCTTCAGGGGGTTCGGGGAGCGTATGCGATTGCCGTGATGAGCATGGATATGCCTGGTGAGATCGTCATTGCGAAGTATCATTCTCCCCTTGTCATTGGGGTTGGGGAGCAAGAGATGCTGGCTGCGAGCGATATTGTTGCGTTGCTGCACTCTACGCGTAAGATCATCCTGTTAGAGGATGGCGAGATGGCTCTTCTCCAAGCGGCTGGGGTGCTGCTATTCAAGCAAGATGGGAGCTCCTTTGAGCGGGCACCGAAGCTGATCTCGTGGTCGGCAGCACAAGCAGAAAAGGAAGGGCATAAGCACTTCATGCTCAAGGAGATACATGAGCAGCCTAGAGCCTTCGAGGATACATTGCGTGGGCGTATTAACCTGCGGGAGCGGGAGATTGTGGCGGAAGAGATAGGGGTTTCGCTTTCAGTAGCCGACCAGATCCAGCGTATTTATCTGATAGCCTGTGGAACCAGCTACTATGCTGCGCTTATCGGCCGTTATTGGATAGAGCAGCTGGCTAGGATTCCTGCGACGGTCGAGATTGCGAGTGAAATGCGCTATCGGCAGCCTGTCTTTTTGGGATCCGATCTGGTGGTAGCAATCAGCCAAAGCGGCGAGACGTTGGATACGCTTGCGGCTCTTCAGGGGGTTAAGGCCCAAGTTGCCTATACATTGGCCATTGTGAATGGGGTGGACAGTGCTATTGCTCGGATGGCGCACGGTTCCTTTTACACCCATGCGGGGCCTGAAATTGGGGTCGCTTCGACCAAATGTTTCACGACGCAGCTTGCTGCGCTTCTTTTGCTTGCGATCGAGTTTGGATTGAGGCGGGGGACTCTTTCTCTGGTTGCAGCCCATCGTCTGTTTGAAGGGCTTTGGAGAATCCCTGGAAAAATGAGGGGTGTGCTTCACAAATCAGAGTCGATCCGGGAGATTGCAGGACGCCATCTTACAGCGAAAAATATGCTTTTTCTTGGGCGTGGGATCAACTATCCGATAGCCCTTGAGGGGGCTCTCAAGCTTAAAGAGCTTTCCTATGTACATGCAGAAGGATATGCAGCGGGAGAAATGAAGCATGGGCCTATCGCTTTAATCGATGAGCATATGCCTGTGATAGCCATCTGCCCTCGGGATGCTCACTATGAGAAAATGCTTTCCAATATGAAAGAGGTACAAGCGAGAGGGGGACAGCTTATTATGGTAGGTACGGAAGGGGATGAGGAGATGGAGCTATTTACTGCACTGTTATCGGAAAGAGCAAGTGCGCGTCGGCTTGATTGGATCCAAATCCCTTCGGAAGAACCCGAACTCCTCCCTTTTCTGACAGCGCTCCCTCTTCAGTTGTTTGCTTATCATTTTGCTGACCTCAAAGGGACAGACATCGATCAACCGCGAAATCTGGCGAAAACAGTGACGGTTGAATAA
- a CDS encoding tetratricopeptide repeat protein → MRRWGNCTSGKLPTPLNILVSSLHNNRGISQRHLTQYTNRYRCCSPRKEGEIQPSVATAYLNLGGLYLRTKHFLQAMECYKRALKTHLATVGPDHPFTEAACAGLRQSCTLASILCKG, encoded by the coding sequence GTGAGGCGATGGGGGAACTGTACCTCTGGGAAGTTGCCGACACCACTCAACATCTTGGTCTCATCTTTGCACAACAATAGAGGAATTTCGCAAAGACACTTAACGCAATACACAAATCGCTACAGATGTTGCTCGCCTCGAAAGGAGGGGGAGATACAGCCGTCCGTTGCAACAGCCTATCTTAATCTCGGAGGGCTGTACCTTCGCACAAAGCATTTTCTCCAAGCAATGGAGTGTTACAAGAGAGCGCTGAAGACCCATCTGGCCACAGTGGGACCAGATCATCCGTTCACAGAAGCAGCATGCGCGGGCCTCCGACAGAGTTGTACGCTCGCTAGTATTCTCTGTAAGGGATAA
- a CDS encoding quinone-dependent dihydroorotate dehydrogenase yields the protein MIYKTLIRPLLFSLPPTVSHHLAMVALTPLECITWLNQWVRKHSVLESSRLSTQIQGLHFPSPLGLAAGFDKDAKRPRALASLGFGFLELGTVTAHPQEANPPPHLFRLPTDRALINRLGFPNEGVERVTSRLLPYKDTNALGIPLVMSIGKSRIIPLDPVEPLIADYLTSFQAAQKVADMVAINISSPNTPHLHTLQQEQLAEALLTALVQDNCSSLQALPLLVKISPDLNDSQLESLLAVIEKTGIHGIITTNTTTQRDHLQTNPSHIAAIGAGGLSGPPLRARALDIVRRTRARLGTQPIVIGVGGIETAEHVIDFIRAGANLVQIYTSFIYQGPRTPFFINRKLDQFIQQQGIKHLSELSLH from the coding sequence GTGATCTACAAAACGCTGATTCGACCTCTTCTATTCTCTCTCCCACCTACCGTAAGCCATCATCTGGCGATGGTAGCGCTGACCCCGCTTGAATGCATCACATGGTTGAATCAATGGGTGCGCAAGCATTCTGTTCTCGAGTCATCCCGCCTTTCCACACAAATCCAGGGGCTTCATTTCCCATCCCCTCTTGGGCTAGCCGCTGGCTTCGACAAAGATGCAAAACGCCCCCGCGCACTCGCATCGCTTGGATTCGGTTTTCTCGAGCTCGGGACAGTGACTGCACATCCCCAAGAGGCCAACCCACCCCCCCATCTATTCCGTCTCCCAACTGATCGCGCCCTCATCAATCGACTCGGTTTCCCGAATGAAGGGGTGGAGCGAGTCACTTCCCGCCTGCTCCCTTACAAGGATACAAACGCGCTGGGAATTCCGCTGGTCATGTCGATCGGCAAATCGCGAATCATCCCCCTCGATCCCGTAGAGCCCCTCATCGCTGATTATCTCACAAGCTTTCAGGCAGCACAAAAAGTCGCCGACATGGTCGCAATCAACATCTCCTCTCCCAACACACCCCATTTACACACGCTACAACAAGAGCAACTAGCCGAGGCACTTCTGACTGCACTGGTGCAAGACAACTGTTCCTCCCTACAAGCACTCCCCCTGCTGGTCAAAATTTCGCCCGATCTAAATGACTCCCAGCTAGAATCGCTCCTCGCTGTCATTGAAAAAACAGGCATCCACGGCATCATCACTACCAACACAACCACCCAACGCGATCACCTCCAGACCAACCCATCCCATATCGCTGCGATCGGGGCAGGAGGCCTCAGTGGCCCTCCCCTCCGAGCCAGGGCGCTCGATATTGTCAGACGGACACGAGCGCGACTCGGAACTCAACCTATCGTCATTGGCGTGGGTGGTATTGAAACAGCAGAACACGTGATCGATTTCATTCGAGCTGGGGCCAACCTCGTTCAGATCTACACCAGTTTCATCTATCAAGGACCCAGAACTCCCTTTTTCATCAACCGCAAATTGGATCAATTCATCCAACAGCAAGGGATCAAGCACCTATCAGAATTATCCCTCCATTGA
- a CDS encoding VOC family protein produces MQGIHPFWMSDVTVNDVDRVVERVMPYGGKVRKGPFDVMEFGRMAVIEDPTGAVLSLWQAKQHQDWM; encoded by the coding sequence ATGCAGGGCATCCATCCGTTTTGGATGTCTGATGTGACTGTCAACGATGTAGACAGGGTGGTCGAGCGAGTGATGCCGTATGGTGGAAAAGTACGCAAGGGGCCATTCGATGTCATGGAATTCGGTCGGATGGCAGTCATCGAAGATCCGACGGGAGCGGTGCTCTCACTGTGGCAAGCTAAACAGCATCAAGATTGGATGTGA
- the trxB gene encoding thioredoxin-disulfide reductase, translating to MSEPSSVRQVIIIGSGPAGHTAAVYAARANLHPLMFEGMTRGGIPGGQLMITNDVENYPGFPEKVSGPELMKRFREQSERQGCEIRTEDVYRVDLSSRPFRVWAGSNQVEYHAHALIIATGAQAKWLNLESEHALKGRGVSACAVCDGSFFRGEDVMIIGGGDTAMEEASYLAGLCKMVTLVHRRDQFRASQVMQKRVLTNPKIRVLFNSIVEEILDVEKGEVTGARIRDTQTNTTSVIPIKGVFVAIGHAPNTELFLSQLECHPNGYLKTKPGSTETSIPGVFACGDVQDYIFRQAITAAGTGCMAALEAERWLAAQETGRGVSPNCSGG from the coding sequence ATGAGTGAACCATCCTCCGTGCGTCAAGTGATTATTATCGGTTCAGGGCCTGCCGGTCATACGGCGGCAGTCTATGCCGCGCGCGCAAATTTGCACCCTTTAATGTTCGAAGGGATGACACGAGGTGGAATTCCCGGAGGGCAACTGATGATCACCAATGATGTGGAAAATTATCCTGGATTCCCCGAGAAAGTCTCCGGACCTGAGCTTATGAAACGATTTCGCGAACAGTCGGAGCGACAGGGGTGCGAGATCCGTACGGAAGACGTGTATCGCGTCGACCTATCCTCCCGACCATTTCGAGTTTGGGCAGGGAGCAATCAAGTTGAGTATCACGCCCATGCGCTTATCATAGCGACAGGAGCCCAAGCAAAATGGCTTAACCTAGAAAGCGAGCATGCTCTCAAGGGGAGAGGAGTATCTGCATGTGCAGTATGCGACGGCTCTTTCTTCAGAGGAGAAGATGTCATGATCATAGGAGGAGGGGACACTGCCATGGAAGAAGCCTCTTACCTAGCAGGCCTCTGCAAAATGGTAACATTGGTCCACCGTCGCGATCAATTCCGAGCTAGTCAGGTAATGCAAAAACGGGTTCTCACCAATCCTAAAATCCGAGTTCTCTTCAATTCCATCGTAGAGGAAATACTAGATGTGGAAAAAGGGGAAGTCACTGGTGCCCGAATACGGGATACACAAACCAATACGACGTCAGTCATCCCAATCAAAGGTGTTTTCGTTGCTATAGGACATGCTCCCAACACAGAGCTGTTCCTCTCCCAGCTCGAGTGCCATCCAAATGGGTATTTAAAAACAAAACCTGGCTCCACAGAGACCAGTATTCCAGGGGTATTTGCCTGTGGCGACGTACAGGACTACATTTTCCGCCAAGCGATCACAGCCGCAGGAACAGGATGTATGGCAGCTTTAGAGGCGGAGCGCTGGCTCGCTGCTCAAGAAACAGGAAGGGGCGTATCTCCCAACTGCTCTGGCGGTTGA
- the rnc gene encoding ribonuclease III: protein MKHHVGQAARAYLYAKLLRITGVEAIPLFEQALTHPSYAHETHVQDNQRLEFLGDAILGFCVSEFLVQRHPEANEGLLTRMRAALINSEALAAWARLVDLEPCIALGRGAALESRPLQINVLADVVEALVAAVYDAGGLEGARAFVHEIIAEHMQDPTRLVLLDPKSALQEKVQAHGLPAPTYTTVATRGPQHDRLFIVEVKIGDVAYGRGEGRSKKIAERAAALAAAAHFQPPEQLGDTPLPVS, encoded by the coding sequence ATGAAACACCATGTTGGGCAAGCGGCGCGTGCGTACCTTTATGCTAAACTTCTCAGGATTACAGGGGTCGAAGCGATTCCTCTCTTTGAGCAGGCGCTTACCCACCCGAGCTATGCACATGAAACTCATGTGCAGGATAACCAGCGGCTGGAGTTCTTAGGAGATGCGATTCTGGGGTTTTGTGTGAGCGAGTTCCTCGTTCAGCGCCATCCAGAAGCCAATGAAGGCCTCCTCACACGAATGCGAGCCGCCCTGATCAATAGCGAGGCGCTCGCCGCTTGGGCTCGCCTCGTCGATTTGGAACCCTGCATTGCATTGGGGCGAGGAGCTGCACTCGAGTCTCGCCCCCTTCAAATCAACGTCCTTGCTGATGTGGTGGAAGCCTTGGTTGCTGCTGTTTATGATGCGGGGGGACTTGAAGGGGCTCGTGCATTTGTCCATGAGATCATTGCAGAACACATGCAAGATCCTACGCGCCTTGTTCTTCTGGACCCGAAAAGCGCTCTTCAAGAAAAAGTGCAGGCGCACGGCCTCCCTGCTCCCACGTACACTACCGTGGCAACGAGAGGCCCCCAGCACGATCGCCTCTTTATTGTTGAAGTTAAGATAGGAGATGTTGCCTATGGAAGAGGGGAAGGACGCTCTAAAAAGATCGCGGAACGGGCCGCAGCCCTCGCTGCTGCAGCTCACTTTCAACCGCCAGAGCAGTTGGGAGATACGCCCCTTCCTGTTTCTTGA
- a CDS encoding tRNA (cytidine(34)-2'-O)-methyltransferase — MDLPNSSNTRLHLRSTPPPHPMHVVLVEPEIPSNTGNIARLCAATTSILHLVGKLGFRIDDKHVRRAGVDYWHLVQIQYHNHFQAFYQTFKETSPHSQFHLFSTASAKSYLQIVYKPGDALIFGRESVGLPVELLHQFHNQTVAIPTLGPVRSLNLANAVGIALFESLRQIGALDTTFLT, encoded by the coding sequence ATGGACCTACCGAATTCTTCCAACACGCGACTACACTTGAGAAGCACCCCTCCTCCCCACCCCATGCATGTGGTGTTGGTCGAACCAGAAATTCCTTCCAATACGGGAAACATTGCACGCCTATGCGCAGCGACAACTTCCATCCTCCACCTTGTAGGCAAACTTGGCTTTCGAATCGATGATAAACACGTCCGCCGCGCAGGCGTCGATTACTGGCATCTGGTTCAAATCCAGTATCACAATCACTTCCAAGCTTTTTACCAAACCTTCAAAGAAACTTCTCCTCATAGTCAATTTCACTTGTTTAGTACAGCATCTGCAAAGAGTTACTTGCAGATCGTATACAAACCAGGGGATGCCCTAATCTTCGGGCGAGAAAGCGTGGGACTCCCTGTTGAATTGCTCCATCAATTTCACAACCAAACAGTGGCCATACCCACCCTTGGTCCTGTCCGCTCCCTTAACCTTGCAAATGCAGTCGGCATTGCGCTGTTCGAATCTCTCCGCCAAATTGGTGCCCTAGACACGACTTTCTTAACATAA
- a CDS encoding peptidylprolyl isomerase codes for MRLVQGWFALGWVLGGWADVYAESPLPDRDRNSVVLEVGSQRLTVGELEDRIARMLPLQRAIFGHFPEEVRRRFLDEVVLPEFLLTEEALTLGLEKRPPYAQNIARAYAHASLRALHVTSQDASSISLEEVKRFYQEHPKLFHAPARYGLWRILVKDKEEAKALLARLKKDPTPEHFSALAREHSLDKSTYLRAGNLGFVTVDGISREPGLRVDPALVLAVLRLKDGEFVPEPIQEGEGYAVVWRRGLVAATHRTLAEASDQIRDKLWRQRIEKEEQEHLEALEKDFLKERHDELLTLIPSQQEQGVWSRKGVPLLDRGEQKPTLGKPLP; via the coding sequence ATGCGTTTGGTTCAAGGGTGGTTTGCTCTGGGATGGGTACTAGGAGGATGGGCGGATGTTTATGCAGAGTCACCGCTGCCTGATCGAGATCGGAACAGCGTTGTGTTAGAGGTGGGTTCGCAGCGGCTCACGGTGGGGGAGCTTGAGGACAGGATCGCTCGCATGCTCCCTCTGCAAAGAGCGATTTTTGGTCATTTTCCTGAGGAAGTCCGACGCCGTTTCCTTGACGAGGTGGTCCTCCCTGAATTTCTCTTAACGGAAGAAGCGTTGACCCTTGGTTTAGAGAAGCGCCCCCCGTATGCTCAGAACATCGCACGGGCTTATGCGCATGCCTCGCTTCGCGCGCTACACGTTACGTCACAGGATGCGAGTTCTATTTCTTTGGAGGAGGTCAAGCGTTTCTATCAGGAGCATCCCAAACTGTTTCATGCTCCGGCCCGCTATGGGCTTTGGCGAATTTTGGTGAAGGATAAGGAGGAGGCGAAAGCCCTTTTGGCTCGTCTGAAAAAGGACCCTACCCCTGAGCATTTTTCTGCTCTTGCTAGAGAGCACAGCTTGGATAAGAGCACCTATCTGCGCGCTGGGAATCTTGGATTTGTGACGGTGGACGGGATTTCAAGAGAGCCTGGTCTTCGGGTGGACCCCGCTCTTGTCCTCGCTGTCCTCCGTCTTAAAGACGGAGAGTTCGTTCCGGAACCCATTCAAGAAGGGGAAGGGTATGCTGTGGTCTGGCGGCGTGGGTTAGTTGCTGCTACCCATCGTACGTTGGCAGAAGCGTCCGATCAAATTCGCGATAAGCTCTGGCGCCAGAGGATAGAAAAAGAAGAACAGGAGCACCTCGAGGCATTGGAAAAAGATTTTCTCAAAGAACGCCATGACGAGCTTTTAACGCTGATTCCTTCTCAGCAAGAACAGGGCGTCTGGTCTCGAAAAGGGGTTCCTCTATTGGATAGGGGGGAACAGAAACCTACCCTGGGGAAACCTCTCCCCTGA
- a CDS encoding queuosine precursor transporter has product MSSSSSSKSIQTQVFLSMTLQQKLFVYLSAVFVSCLLLCDVIGGKTIRTPLGPISVGIIPFPITFLLTDMVNDFYGRKGAQFLTILGFWMAVLAWCVLQCSTWLITDESTYFTQPEFQKIFGGSAQLFLASMISYLIGQFFDIHIFQFWKSLTQSRHLWLRASGSTMLSQIFDTVTVNVIFWTWSVSSDPLSFLAQLPSSARWHWIFAKIGREYLIKLVVVMLLTPVVYMLHALVMRVLDMQPVEAEKWIVLKGRSISLSNLRDSE; this is encoded by the coding sequence ATGTCTTCCTCTTCTTCTTCTAAATCGATTCAGACGCAGGTCTTCCTTTCGATGACGTTGCAGCAGAAGCTGTTTGTATACCTGAGCGCTGTTTTTGTATCTTGTCTGTTATTGTGTGATGTCATTGGAGGGAAGACGATTAGGACGCCTCTTGGTCCTATTTCTGTTGGGATTATCCCTTTTCCGATCACGTTCCTGCTGACGGATATGGTGAATGATTTTTATGGTCGCAAGGGGGCTCAGTTTCTCACCATCTTGGGGTTTTGGATGGCTGTGCTGGCGTGGTGTGTGCTCCAGTGCTCGACATGGCTTATTACGGATGAGTCAACTTACTTCACGCAGCCTGAATTTCAAAAGATCTTTGGTGGGAGCGCGCAGTTGTTCTTGGCGTCGATGATATCGTATTTGATCGGCCAATTTTTTGATATTCATATTTTTCAATTCTGGAAATCGCTAACTCAATCTCGGCACTTATGGTTGCGGGCATCCGGTTCGACCATGTTGAGTCAGATTTTTGATACAGTGACCGTCAATGTCATTTTCTGGACGTGGAGTGTGTCTTCAGACCCGCTTTCTTTCCTTGCGCAGCTCCCCTCTTCCGCACGATGGCATTGGATTTTTGCAAAAATAGGGAGGGAATATTTGATCAAACTGGTTGTTGTGATGTTACTCACACCAGTGGTTTATATGCTCCACGCTTTGGTCATGCGGGTATTGGACATGCAACCGGTTGAGGCAGAAAAGTGGATCGTGCTGAAGGGGCGTTCCATTTCTCTCTCTAACCTGAGAGATTCTGAATAG